A DNA window from Pseudomonas wuhanensis contains the following coding sequences:
- a CDS encoding homospermidine synthase: protein MRHLELEPQRLLILSPDEDGRLLAQEFGVSHQAEQLDQSNYEAVLDPLLSAGDFLLNLSVGVSSLSLIQFAQRKGVLYLDTCIEPWEGGYVDPDKSLSERSNYALREAALQLRAESAQGLPTAMLTHGANPGLVSHLVKQALINLAEDLGDTTPLPATREEWAQLASRLNIRCIHIAERDSQYSSQHKIADEFVNTWSVDGFISEGSQPTELGWGSHEKALPEDGYYHAFGCQCGIYLQRPGASTRVRTWTPSTGPTHGLLVTHNEALSIANYLTLGQGRQPTYRPTVHYAYRPCDDALLSVHELAERNWKPQSGERLLDDEILDGSDELGVLLMGHARNSYWYGSRLSIQQARALCPYNSATSLQVTAGVLAGVIWAIRNPQHGIVEPDELPFREILQICMPYLGNVEGIYSDWTPLTGRHSLMPEQTDESDPWQFVNVRIT, encoded by the coding sequence TTGCGCCATCTTGAGCTTGAGCCGCAGCGACTGTTGATCCTCAGCCCCGATGAAGATGGACGCTTGCTCGCGCAGGAATTCGGCGTCTCCCACCAAGCCGAGCAACTGGACCAGAGCAATTACGAGGCGGTGCTCGACCCTCTTTTGAGCGCTGGCGATTTCCTGCTCAACCTCTCGGTGGGGGTATCGAGCCTGTCCCTGATTCAGTTCGCCCAGCGTAAAGGCGTGCTGTATCTGGACACCTGTATCGAGCCGTGGGAAGGCGGTTATGTCGACCCCGACAAATCCCTGTCCGAAAGATCCAACTATGCGTTGAGGGAAGCGGCGCTTCAGCTTCGGGCTGAAAGCGCGCAAGGTCTGCCCACCGCCATGTTGACCCACGGTGCCAATCCGGGGCTGGTGTCTCACCTGGTCAAACAGGCACTGATCAACCTCGCTGAAGATTTGGGCGACACAACGCCCCTGCCAGCGACTCGCGAAGAATGGGCGCAACTGGCCAGCCGACTGAATATCCGCTGCATCCACATCGCCGAACGCGATTCGCAGTATTCATCGCAGCACAAAATCGCCGATGAGTTCGTCAACACCTGGTCAGTGGACGGCTTCATCAGTGAAGGCAGCCAACCGACGGAGTTGGGTTGGGGCAGCCATGAGAAAGCACTTCCCGAGGATGGCTATTACCACGCCTTCGGGTGCCAGTGCGGGATCTATCTGCAACGCCCCGGCGCCTCCACGCGGGTTCGAACCTGGACACCCTCGACGGGGCCAACCCATGGGCTGCTCGTGACCCACAACGAAGCCCTGTCGATTGCCAACTACCTGACCCTTGGCCAGGGAAGGCAGCCGACTTACCGGCCGACCGTCCACTACGCCTATCGGCCCTGTGACGATGCCCTGCTCTCGGTGCATGAACTCGCCGAGCGCAACTGGAAACCCCAGAGCGGCGAGCGCCTGCTCGATGATGAAATCCTCGACGGCAGTGACGAACTCGGCGTGCTGCTGATGGGGCATGCCAGAAACAGTTATTGGTATGGCTCGCGCTTATCGATCCAGCAAGCCCGGGCTCTATGCCCCTATAACAGCGCCACCAGCCTGCAAGTGACGGCGGGAGTGCTGGCCGGCGTGATCTGGGCGATTCGCAATCCTCAACACGGCATCGTCGAACCGGATGAATTGCCGTTCAGGGAGATTCTGCAGATCTGCATGCCCTACCTGGGCAATGTAGAAGGCATTTATTCCGACTGGACGCCCCTTACCGGACGTCACTCACTGATGCCCGAGCAGACCGATGAATCCGATCCGTGGCAATTCGTGAACGTCAGGATTACTTGA
- a CDS encoding TonB-dependent siderophore receptor: MNRLYRTSRQGVAAPRFALKPLSLGLGLLLSSAAPSAWATATELPAVAVTGEDASGYQADSASVGGFEAAPLLDTPASISVVNEALIKDQQARLLSEVLRNDASVGESYAPVGYYENFVVRGFSLNSASSYKINGRTITGEQNVGLENKQQVELLKGLSGLQSGVSEPGGLVNYVTKRPADVRSVTVATDDRGTGYLATDVGGWFGSEQQFGLRANLAHEDLHSYVEHTNGQRDFASLAFDWNISPDALLQLDVEYQTKEQRSAPGYQLLGGSSLPHHASPKKLLAHQSGSKPVTTDALNLNGNFEYRFSDQWKGSLSASRSRVVIDDYSSFAWGCYGSVSCASAAVPNYFSPEGDYDIYDFRSPDDTRRNDEVQAVLSGRFETGGLGHELSVGTSAFRRVVDKRDAINQMIGSANINSEPADFARYEGPLNDSYRRLDSRQYGLFFNDWISFNEQWQAVLGGREVRLDEETFDSQGDTTRHTQRYEFLPQAALIYKPVQNLSLYTRYSKGLSLGGEAAWFTTNAYEILAPTVSRQIEAGVKYDWQRISLAAALFQIRQAYQYSRPNDDGTFTFTQQGEQKNTGLELSANGWASQRLQLSASVAAIRARVTDSGTPAYEGHQAINVPTLRANLYGDYALPWFDGLALLGGVQYSASKYANRQGEVQTGAYAIFNIGSRYSTRIDGYDTVFRLTVDNLFDKRYWRDAGEYMGDGYVFQGAPLTARLSASINF, translated from the coding sequence ATGAATAGGCTTTACCGGACCTCCCGCCAGGGAGTGGCCGCCCCGCGGTTCGCGCTCAAGCCCCTGAGCCTGGGCCTCGGCCTGCTGCTGTCCAGCGCCGCGCCTTCGGCCTGGGCCACCGCGACCGAACTGCCGGCGGTGGCCGTCACCGGCGAAGACGCCTCCGGTTATCAGGCCGACAGCGCTTCGGTCGGTGGTTTCGAGGCGGCGCCATTGCTTGATACGCCAGCCTCGATTTCGGTGGTCAATGAAGCCTTGATCAAGGATCAGCAGGCTCGCCTGCTCAGCGAAGTCCTGCGCAACGACGCCTCGGTGGGTGAAAGCTACGCGCCGGTCGGTTACTACGAAAACTTCGTCGTGCGTGGTTTCTCCCTTAACTCCGCCAGCAGCTACAAGATCAACGGCCGCACCATCACCGGCGAGCAGAACGTCGGGCTGGAAAACAAGCAGCAAGTGGAGTTGCTCAAAGGCCTTTCCGGTCTGCAAAGCGGTGTCAGCGAGCCCGGTGGTCTGGTCAACTACGTGACCAAGCGGCCTGCCGATGTGCGTTCGGTCACCGTCGCCACTGATGATCGAGGCACTGGTTACCTGGCCACCGACGTCGGTGGCTGGTTCGGCAGCGAGCAGCAGTTCGGCCTGCGCGCCAACCTGGCCCACGAAGACCTGCATTCCTACGTCGAACACACCAATGGCCAGCGCGATTTCGCCTCGTTGGCCTTCGACTGGAACATCAGCCCCGATGCACTGCTGCAACTGGATGTCGAGTACCAGACCAAAGAACAGCGTTCGGCACCGGGTTATCAATTGCTCGGCGGTTCCAGCCTGCCGCACCACGCCTCGCCGAAAAAACTCCTGGCACACCAGAGCGGTTCGAAGCCGGTCACCACCGATGCGCTGAACCTCAACGGCAACTTCGAATACCGCTTCAGCGACCAGTGGAAAGGCAGCCTCAGCGCCTCGCGCAGCCGGGTGGTGATCGATGACTACAGCTCGTTCGCCTGGGGCTGCTATGGCTCCGTCAGTTGCGCCAGCGCGGCGGTGCCAAATTACTTCAGCCCCGAGGGTGACTACGACATTTACGATTTCCGCAGCCCCGACGATACCCGCCGCAACGACGAAGTGCAGGCTGTCCTGAGCGGCCGCTTCGAAACCGGCGGCCTGGGCCACGAACTGAGCGTCGGGACCAGCGCGTTCCGCCGCGTGGTGGACAAACGTGATGCCATCAATCAGATGATCGGCAGTGCCAACATCAACAGCGAGCCGGCTGATTTTGCTCGCTACGAGGGACCGCTCAACGATTCCTACCGACGCCTGGACAGCCGTCAGTACGGGCTGTTCTTCAATGACTGGATCAGCTTCAACGAGCAATGGCAGGCAGTGCTCGGCGGGCGCGAAGTGCGCCTGGATGAAGAGACCTTCGACAGCCAGGGCGACACCACCCGGCACACCCAACGCTATGAGTTCCTGCCCCAGGCCGCGCTGATCTACAAACCGGTGCAAAACCTGTCGCTGTACACCCGCTACAGCAAGGGCCTGTCCCTGGGCGGCGAAGCGGCGTGGTTCACCACCAATGCCTATGAAATCCTCGCCCCCACCGTATCGCGACAAATCGAGGCCGGGGTCAAATACGACTGGCAGCGCATCAGCCTGGCCGCGGCGCTGTTCCAGATCCGTCAGGCCTACCAGTACTCGCGACCGAATGACGACGGCACGTTCACGTTCACCCAACAGGGCGAACAGAAGAACACCGGGCTCGAGCTCTCGGCCAATGGCTGGGCCAGCCAGCGCCTGCAGCTTTCTGCCAGTGTCGCGGCGATTCGCGCGCGGGTCACCGACAGCGGCACGCCAGCTTATGAAGGCCACCAGGCAATCAACGTACCGACCCTGCGCGCCAACCTTTACGGCGACTATGCCCTGCCCTGGTTCGACGGCCTGGCTCTGCTCGGCGGAGTGCAGTACAGCGCCAGCAAGTACGCCAACCGCCAAGGTGAAGTGCAGACCGGTGCCTATGCCATTTTCAACATCGGCAGCCGCTACAGCACTCGCATCGACGGTTACGACACCGTGTTCCGCCTGACCGTGGACAACCTGTTCGATAAACGCTACTGGCGTGACGCCGGTGAATACATGGGCGATGGCTACGTGTTCCAGGGCGCCCCACTGACCGCCCGGCTGAGCGCCTCGATCAACTTCTGA
- a CDS encoding glutathione S-transferase family protein: MSLTLYYHPLASFCHKVLIALYENGTEFERRIIDLGDAADRAELQALWPIGKFPIIRDPVHQRNLPESSIIIEYLDRLYPGTHRLVPDDWENALEVRLWDRFFDHYVQAPMQQIVSDRLHATNGDLTRERSTLETAYGMLERRMASRIWVASPAFSMADCAAAPALFYARTLVPFPDDYGHLNAYFDRLVQRSSFQRVIDEARPWFSFYPFAEAIEQRFREAPDNA, translated from the coding sequence ATGTCGCTGACGCTTTACTACCATCCACTGGCGTCGTTCTGTCACAAAGTACTCATCGCGCTCTACGAAAACGGCACCGAATTCGAGAGAAGAATCATCGATCTCGGGGACGCTGCCGACCGCGCAGAACTTCAGGCATTGTGGCCAATCGGAAAGTTCCCGATTATTCGCGACCCTGTTCACCAGCGGAATTTGCCGGAGTCCAGCATCATCATCGAGTACCTGGATCGACTGTATCCAGGCACGCACAGGCTGGTTCCAGACGATTGGGAGAACGCGCTGGAGGTCCGGTTATGGGATCGTTTCTTCGACCATTATGTACAAGCGCCGATGCAACAGATTGTCAGTGATCGACTACACGCGACCAACGGTGATTTGACCAGGGAGCGGTCTACGCTGGAAACGGCGTACGGCATGCTCGAGCGCCGGATGGCGTCCAGAATCTGGGTGGCCAGCCCGGCGTTCAGCATGGCCGATTGCGCTGCGGCTCCGGCACTTTTCTATGCCAGGACGCTGGTGCCGTTCCCCGACGACTACGGCCACTTGAACGCCTATTTCGACAGGTTGGTACAGAGGTCGTCATTTCAGCGGGTGATCGACGAAGCCAGGCCGTGGTTTTCGTTCTACCCGTTTGCGGAGGCCATCGAGCAACGGTTTCGTGAGGCGCCGGACAATGCATGA
- a CDS encoding alpha/beta fold hydrolase — protein MMLKTAIVEIGKKYKVYTEHYLNATADKTIILVNGSLATTASFAQTVRYLRPRFNVVLYDQPYAGQSKQHNQHDQPIRKEDEAAILLELIEHFRAQHVMSFSWGGAATLLALAQQPPRIEKAVISSFAARINTPMRDYLESGRHFLQACDRRNVGRLINSTIGKHLPSLFKRFNERHVSSLDEHEYRQMHFHVNEVLTQDTHCYVSCADAIEVPLLFINGERDEYTSVEDARLFATHSRHAQFQTIKNAGHFLDMEHPTAWADTQQALLGFLQPVAKIPSQPRDLTFSGKASVIPPLQSANWVRL, from the coding sequence ATGATGCTGAAAACTGCGATCGTCGAGATTGGTAAGAAGTACAAGGTTTATACCGAGCATTATCTCAACGCCACCGCCGACAAGACCATTATTCTGGTCAATGGCTCGCTGGCAACGACCGCATCTTTTGCCCAAACGGTGCGCTACCTGCGGCCACGCTTCAACGTAGTCCTCTACGATCAGCCCTACGCCGGTCAATCGAAACAACACAACCAGCATGACCAACCGATCCGCAAGGAAGACGAGGCTGCAATCCTGTTGGAGTTGATCGAGCACTTTCGCGCACAGCATGTGATGTCCTTTTCCTGGGGCGGGGCGGCGACCTTGCTGGCGCTGGCGCAGCAGCCGCCACGAATCGAAAAGGCAGTGATCAGTTCATTCGCCGCGCGAATCAACACGCCGATGCGCGATTATCTGGAGAGCGGTCGACATTTCCTCCAGGCATGCGACCGGCGCAATGTCGGGCGCTTGATCAACAGCACTATTGGCAAACATCTTCCGTCGCTGTTCAAGCGTTTCAATGAGCGCCATGTCAGCAGCCTGGACGAACACGAATATCGGCAGATGCATTTTCACGTCAATGAGGTGCTGACCCAGGACACTCACTGCTACGTTTCCTGTGCCGATGCCATCGAAGTCCCGCTGCTGTTTATCAACGGCGAACGGGATGAGTACACCTCGGTGGAAGACGCCCGTCTTTTTGCCACTCACTCCCGTCACGCTCAGTTTCAGACCATCAAGAACGCCGGGCACTTCCTCGACATGGAACACCCGACGGCCTGGGCTGACACCCAGCAGGCCTTGCTGGGCTTTTTGCAGCCGGTCGCCAAAATACCGAGCCAGCCCCGTGATCTGACATTCAGTGGCAAAGCGTCCGTGATTCCGCCCCTTCAGTCAGCTAACTGGGTGCGGCTTTAA
- a CDS encoding response regulator, translating to MNTDLRILIIDDQRPNLDLMEQLLVREGLSNVLSSTQPLRTLDLFNSFEPDLVILDLHMPEFDGFAVLEQLNRRIPAGEYLPILVLTADATRDTRLRALALGAKDFISKPLDALETMLRVWNLLETRALYKALRTLVSADQIELLRQLKPHPVS from the coding sequence GTGAACACCGACCTGCGCATTCTGATCATCGACGACCAGCGGCCCAACCTCGATTTGATGGAGCAGTTGCTTGTCCGCGAAGGGCTGTCCAACGTACTGAGCAGCACCCAGCCGCTGCGAACGCTGGACCTGTTCAACAGCTTCGAGCCTGACCTGGTGATTCTCGACCTGCACATGCCGGAGTTCGACGGCTTTGCCGTACTGGAACAACTCAACCGGCGCATCCCGGCTGGCGAATACCTGCCGATTCTCGTGCTCACCGCCGACGCCACCCGCGATACTCGACTGCGCGCGCTGGCCTTGGGCGCCAAAGACTTCATCAGCAAGCCATTGGATGCTCTGGAAACCATGCTGCGGGTCTGGAACCTTCTTGAAACCCGCGCGCTGTATAAAGCCCTGCGCACCCTGGTCTCGGCAGATCAGATCGAGTTGCTACGTCAGTTAAAGCCGCACCCAGTTAGCTGA
- a CDS encoding ATP-binding protein, with protein MKVSSARRWADLPLRGKALVVISLPLVILLLSLVLIYITERQTARAEEDVRRVLLVQGDIQAVHTLLAEAAASVRGYLLTRREDFLPGYRQAKPLIESALRRLDSNVRDERVRKHLAVITPLIDTKVEGLVELLDDRSATPESITTILINNKHILDELRERISAMRTLEDTLLAERTAAAASTRQRLLFSTLLAAACGLFGAIVAVLFLSKGIVARVKQVQGNAQRLALGQPLLPQPPENDEIGQLGTRLVEAGLLLAERERALRDNEERLRLIIDGVKDYGIFALDTQGFVTSWNAGAERIKGYTEQEIVGQHFSVFYLSQECPQHPDMALREATRDGHYMEEAWRCRKDGSRFWASVVITAQYDSSGALRGFSKITRDISDRRVAEIALSTAREEAERASRAKSEFLSRMSHELRTPLNSILGFAQLLDMDSSKGQRAQIGHILRAGQHLLTLINEVLDIAKIEAGRLPLNVEAVPLAVVLQEALTLVSPMACDAGIQLVELPMLAADSGIVADRQRLVQVLLNLLSNAIKYNRPQGQVHIEVRIIQQRIAVSVCDTGKGIAADRLEQLFKPFERLETDPNVEGTGLGLALSKSLLEMMNGSLTVKSQPGAGSSFTLELPFVRLQPVTEPPAVRISHPTITAALTAPDYQGKVLCIEDNLSSLALIETLLQRRPHIQLLSSMQGQMGLDLARQHAPQLILLDVALPDLDGFNVLQRLRQSSITRAIPVLMITADASDLTHLALLEAGATAVLTKPIHIPSFLAHLDQHLPEPV; from the coding sequence ATGAAAGTATCAAGCGCCCGACGCTGGGCCGATCTGCCGTTACGTGGCAAAGCCCTGGTGGTGATTTCCCTGCCGTTAGTGATCCTGTTGCTCTCGCTGGTGCTGATCTACATCACCGAGCGCCAGACCGCACGCGCCGAAGAGGACGTACGCCGTGTGCTGCTGGTGCAAGGCGATATTCAGGCCGTACACACCCTGCTCGCCGAGGCTGCCGCCAGTGTGCGCGGTTATCTGCTGACGCGCCGCGAGGATTTCCTGCCGGGTTATCGGCAAGCCAAGCCCTTGATCGAATCAGCCCTGCGCCGGCTCGACAGCAACGTTCGTGATGAGCGAGTTCGCAAACATCTGGCGGTTATCACGCCACTGATCGATACCAAGGTCGAGGGCCTGGTTGAACTGCTCGACGATCGCAGCGCCACACCCGAGTCGATCACCACGATCCTGATCAATAACAAGCACATCCTCGACGAATTGCGTGAACGCATCAGCGCCATGCGCACCCTTGAAGACACGCTGCTGGCCGAGCGCACCGCAGCGGCCGCCTCGACTCGCCAGCGTTTGTTGTTCTCTACCTTGCTGGCCGCGGCCTGCGGGCTGTTTGGCGCCATCGTGGCGGTGTTGTTTCTGTCCAAAGGCATCGTCGCCCGAGTCAAACAGGTCCAGGGCAACGCACAACGGCTGGCACTCGGTCAGCCGTTGTTACCGCAACCGCCAGAGAACGATGAGATTGGTCAGTTGGGCACTCGCCTGGTCGAGGCCGGGCTGTTATTGGCCGAACGTGAACGGGCGTTACGCGATAACGAAGAGCGCCTGCGCCTGATCATCGACGGAGTGAAGGACTACGGTATTTTCGCCCTCGACACACAGGGCTTCGTCACGAGTTGGAATGCGGGCGCCGAACGGATCAAGGGCTACACGGAACAGGAGATCGTCGGCCAGCATTTCTCGGTGTTTTATCTGTCGCAAGAATGCCCGCAGCATCCCGACATGGCGCTGCGCGAGGCCACTCGCGACGGTCATTACATGGAAGAGGCGTGGCGTTGTCGCAAGGATGGCAGCCGCTTCTGGGCCAGCGTAGTAATTACCGCGCAATACGACAGCAGTGGCGCCCTGCGCGGATTTTCCAAGATCACCCGCGACATCAGCGATCGCCGGGTGGCCGAGATAGCACTGAGCACCGCCCGCGAAGAAGCCGAACGCGCCAGCCGCGCCAAAAGCGAATTCCTGTCGCGCATGAGCCACGAACTGCGTACGCCGCTCAACTCCATTCTTGGCTTCGCACAACTGCTGGACATGGACTCGTCCAAAGGGCAGCGGGCGCAGATCGGTCACATCCTGCGGGCCGGACAACACCTGCTGACCCTGATCAACGAAGTGCTGGACATTGCCAAGATCGAAGCCGGGCGCCTGCCGCTGAATGTTGAAGCCGTGCCCTTGGCGGTGGTGCTGCAAGAAGCTCTGACGCTGGTTTCCCCCATGGCCTGCGACGCCGGCATTCAGTTGGTTGAACTGCCGATGCTGGCCGCCGACAGCGGGATCGTCGCCGATCGGCAACGCCTGGTTCAGGTGCTGCTGAACTTGTTATCCAACGCGATCAAATACAACCGGCCCCAGGGCCAGGTGCACATCGAAGTCAGGATTATTCAACAGCGAATTGCCGTATCGGTCTGCGATACCGGCAAGGGCATTGCGGCCGATCGACTGGAGCAACTGTTCAAGCCGTTCGAGCGCCTGGAGACCGATCCGAACGTGGAAGGCACCGGCCTGGGCCTGGCCTTGAGCAAGAGTCTGCTGGAAATGATGAACGGCAGCCTGACCGTCAAAAGCCAGCCCGGCGCAGGCTCCAGTTTCACCCTGGAACTGCCCTTCGTGCGCCTGCAGCCAGTCACCGAGCCACCTGCTGTACGAATCAGCCACCCAACGATCACGGCCGCCCTCACCGCCCCCGATTATCAGGGCAAAGTGCTGTGCATCGAAGACAATCTCTCGAGCCTGGCCCTGATCGAAACCCTGTTGCAACGACGACCGCACATCCAATTGCTCTCAAGCATGCAGGGGCAAATGGGTCTGGATTTGGCCCGTCAACATGCGCCGCAGCTGATTCTGCTGGACGTGGCCCTGCCGGATCTGGATGGTTTCAATGTGCTGCAACGCTTGCGCCAGTCTTCCATCACCCGTGCCATTCCAGTGCTGATGATCACCGCCGATGCCAGCGACCTCACTCATCTGGCATTGCTGGAAGCGGGTGCGACAGCGGTGCTGACCAAGCCGATTCACATCCCTTCATTCCTTGCCCATCTTGACCAGCATTTACCGGAGCCCGTGTGA
- a CDS encoding response regulator, translating into MTEVLRLVLADDHEVTRTGFVALLAGHPQFEVVGQARDGQEAVDACERLLPDIVILDIRMPVLNGLGAARILQQRLPALKVVIFTMDDSPDHLEAAMNAGAVGYLLKDASRDEVINALQRVAAGEEALNSAVSARLLRRMTERNASGAAPAETLTARERQVLGLVASGCSNREIGENLGITKGTAKAHVERVIGKLGAADRTQAAVRGIALGLVTQS; encoded by the coding sequence ATGACTGAAGTTCTACGTCTGGTTCTGGCGGACGATCATGAAGTCACCCGAACCGGCTTCGTCGCGCTGCTGGCGGGCCATCCGCAATTCGAAGTGGTCGGCCAGGCCCGCGATGGCCAGGAAGCGGTGGACGCGTGCGAGCGCCTGCTGCCCGATATCGTCATCCTCGACATTCGCATGCCGGTGCTCAACGGGTTGGGCGCGGCTCGAATTCTTCAGCAGCGCCTGCCGGCCTTGAAAGTGGTGATCTTCACCATGGACGACAGCCCGGATCACCTGGAAGCGGCGATGAATGCCGGCGCCGTGGGCTACCTGCTCAAAGACGCCAGCCGTGATGAGGTGATTAACGCCCTGCAACGCGTCGCTGCGGGTGAGGAAGCCCTCAATAGCGCGGTCAGCGCCCGCCTGCTGCGACGCATGACCGAGCGCAACGCCAGTGGCGCCGCGCCAGCCGAAACCTTGACCGCCCGCGAACGCCAGGTCCTCGGGCTGGTGGCCAGCGGTTGCAGCAACCGTGAAATCGGCGAAAACCTCGGCATCACCAAAGGCACGGCCAAAGCCCACGTGGAACGGGTCATCGGCAAACTTGGCGCCGCCGACCGAACCCAGGCCGCCGTCCGTGGCATTGCCCTGGGTCTGGTGACCCAGTCATGA
- a CDS encoding sensor histidine kinase has translation MQPPDHDPRSALAIRTQYRQSQSRAARLRLLVDTGQELTQLAPEAMRQRVLQRACAFLAMDHALLLEWDVDVQVRTTASHGNRDRLRSLEHLADTAMRTPQWQEQPSAILPNVLRVPLRGGDGAAFGALVLANSVSISAPDTEDIESLQLLATLLAAHLENQRLLDALVARERTMSDLVHRLFRAQEDERKRMAYDLHDGLAQTLAGLHQRLQGFAGRCPPLPEELGADLQTILALAQHCVGEGRQLISGLRPTVLDDFGLLKAVDKEADRLRDAGIKVNWSTRCEARLPSQVEIALFRIAQEGINNVLKHAQASHVVLTLELHEGQASLQVDDNGKGFAMEQRLDTCGARHLGLAAMQERASLLGGDFTCVSHAHGGTQLRATVPSDLNGTAQ, from the coding sequence ATGCAACCCCCTGATCATGACCCCCGTAGCGCCCTGGCCATTCGCACCCAGTATCGACAATCGCAAAGTCGCGCGGCGCGGCTGCGACTGCTGGTGGATACCGGCCAGGAACTGACGCAATTGGCCCCCGAAGCCATGCGCCAACGCGTGCTGCAACGGGCTTGCGCCTTCCTCGCGATGGATCACGCGCTACTGCTGGAATGGGACGTGGATGTGCAGGTCAGGACCACCGCCAGTCACGGCAACCGTGATCGGTTACGCAGCCTCGAACACCTCGCCGATACCGCGATGCGCACTCCGCAATGGCAGGAGCAGCCGAGCGCGATCCTGCCTAATGTGCTGCGGGTGCCTTTGCGCGGTGGCGATGGCGCGGCCTTCGGTGCGTTGGTGCTGGCCAACAGCGTCAGCATCAGTGCACCGGACACCGAGGACATCGAATCCCTGCAATTGCTCGCCACATTGCTGGCCGCACACCTGGAAAACCAGCGGTTACTGGATGCCCTGGTCGCGCGTGAACGCACTATGTCCGATCTGGTGCATCGACTGTTCAGGGCACAGGAAGACGAACGCAAACGCATGGCTTACGACCTGCACGACGGCTTGGCACAAACCCTCGCCGGGCTGCATCAGCGCCTGCAAGGTTTTGCCGGTCGCTGCCCGCCACTGCCCGAGGAACTCGGCGCGGACTTACAAACGATTCTTGCACTGGCCCAACACTGCGTCGGTGAAGGCCGGCAACTGATCAGCGGCCTGCGCCCGACGGTACTCGACGACTTTGGCTTGCTGAAGGCGGTCGACAAAGAAGCAGATCGCCTGCGCGACGCCGGGATCAAAGTGAACTGGAGCACGCGTTGCGAAGCGCGCTTACCCAGTCAGGTTGAAATAGCCCTGTTCCGAATTGCCCAGGAAGGCATCAACAACGTTCTCAAACATGCGCAGGCCAGCCACGTCGTCCTGACGCTGGAACTGCACGAAGGGCAAGCCTCGCTACAGGTGGACGATAACGGCAAAGGTTTTGCCATGGAGCAACGACTCGACACCTGCGGCGCCCGCCACCTCGGGCTCGCCGCGATGCAGGAACGCGCGAGCCTGCTGGGCGGTGATTTCACTTGCGTCAGCCATGCGCACGGCGGAACACAACTGCGCGCCACAGTCCCCTCCGACCTCAATGGAACAGCTCAATGA